The Patescibacteria group bacterium genome window below encodes:
- a CDS encoding pilin, translating into MKKTIIVMCATIMMSGLLGGLALSAQPASAGTNVNNLVWGDESYQAVNNIGLSTKDPREIIAQVIRIALGFLGIIAVIIILLGGFKWMTSGGNEEKAGDARKLMTAGLIGLIIVLAAFGIASFVLRSLGESL; encoded by the coding sequence ATGAAAAAAACCATTATTGTTATGTGCGCAACTATTATGATGAGCGGTCTGTTGGGCGGCTTAGCGCTTTCTGCTCAACCAGCATCTGCCGGGACTAATGTTAATAATTTAGTTTGGGGAGATGAAAGCTACCAGGCTGTTAATAATATAGGTCTAAGCACCAAAGACCCCAGGGAAATTATTGCTCAGGTTATTAGAATAGCTTTGGGATTCTTGGGTATTATTGCTGTTATTATTATCTTACTTGGAGGTTTCAAGTGGATGACCTCTGGAGGTAATGAAGAAAAAGCCGGAGATGCTCGTAAGTTAATGACAGCCGGTTTAATCGGTTTGATTATTGTTTTGGCAGCCTTCGGTATTGCCAGCTTTGTTCTTAGAAGTTTGGGTGAATCATTATAA
- the tig gene encoding trigger factor: MKTQKNNINESQVEVIVELSTEEMVGYNTRAAENLTKDSPLEGFRPGKAPYEVVKSRLGEAKIMEEASRLAINKTLDEVIKEACGDNWFGQPSITIVKLAPNNPFEYKVLITLLPEVKLGDFSDLKVEKESVKVEDSDVEKTIDQLREARASDTAVDRPSQKGDKITLSIKMFLDKVPLDGGQTPETNLVIGKDYIVPGFDDNLIGLKAGDSKDFFVKYPDDHHMKNIAGKEVEFSVSIKQVFERILPEMNDELAAKFGMPDATKLREAIKENLTQEKEQQAEVRFEEELISEAVKRTSFGPIHESLVEQETRNMLEELKSSVQRSGGVFADYLSSLNKNEEALRQDFVPKATDRLKASLMFREVVKTNELKVSDEEIAGEVAKLKSYREANGQEIASLDSLAAKRHLEAVLLNRRVLDWFKEKIK, encoded by the coding sequence ATGAAGACTCAAAAAAACAATATTAATGAATCGCAAGTTGAGGTGATTGTTGAACTGTCTACCGAAGAGATGGTTGGTTATAATACCAGAGCCGCTGAAAATTTAACCAAAGACAGTCCTCTAGAAGGTTTTAGACCTGGTAAGGCTCCTTACGAGGTGGTTAAATCCAGGCTTGGAGAAGCTAAGATCATGGAGGAGGCTTCCAGGTTAGCGATTAATAAAACTCTTGATGAGGTTATTAAAGAAGCTTGTGGTGATAACTGGTTTGGACAACCTTCAATAACTATTGTTAAATTAGCGCCAAATAATCCTTTTGAATATAAAGTTCTTATTACTCTATTACCAGAAGTTAAGCTTGGTGATTTTTCTGATTTAAAAGTTGAAAAAGAATCTGTTAAAGTTGAAGACTCTGATGTTGAAAAAACCATTGATCAGTTAAGAGAAGCTAGAGCTTCGGATACCGCTGTTGATCGTCCTTCACAAAAAGGAGATAAAATTACTTTATCCATTAAAATGTTTTTAGATAAAGTTCCTTTGGATGGTGGGCAAACTCCAGAAACAAATTTGGTTATCGGTAAAGATTACATAGTGCCAGGTTTTGATGACAACTTAATCGGTCTTAAAGCTGGTGATTCCAAAGATTTTTTTGTTAAATATCCAGACGATCATCATATGAAAAACATTGCCGGTAAGGAAGTGGAGTTTTCAGTGTCTATTAAACAAGTTTTTGAAAGAATTTTACCGGAAATGAATGATGAGTTAGCTGCTAAATTCGGTATGCCTGATGCTACTAAATTGCGCGAAGCTATTAAAGAAAATTTAACCCAAGAAAAAGAACAACAAGCCGAGGTTCGTTTTGAAGAAGAATTAATTAGCGAGGCTGTTAAGAGAACTTCTTTTGGTCCTATTCACGAATCTTTAGTTGAACAAGAAACTCGCAACATGCTTGAAGAACTTAAAAGCTCAGTTCAAAGATCTGGTGGAGTTTTTGCGGATTATTTAAGTAGTCTTAATAAGAACGAAGAAGCTTTGCGCCAAGATTTTGTACCAAAGGCTACGGATAGATTAAAAGCTAGTTTAATGTTCAGGGAAGTTGTTAAAACTAATGAGCTTAAAGTCAGTGATGAAGAAATTGCCGGTGAAGTGGCTAAGCTAAAGAGTTATCGCGAGGCTAATGGACAAGAGATTGCTTCTTTAGATTCTTTAGCCGCCAAAAGACACCTAGAGGCTGTTTTATTAAATCGCCGTGTTTTGGATTGGTTTAAAGAAAAGATAAAATAA
- a CDS encoding pilin — protein MKKNIYFIISLLFVSFLWVGNIKAGGLIQGETAQQLNENMGYVQSGAGYEGASLGQVLGTVIQGFLGLLGMIFIILMLIAGYNWMTAAGDEEKIKKATSNIRSAIIGLIIIVAAYAITYFVFSAIDGLNSGQPWPSNS, from the coding sequence ATGAAGAAAAATATTTATTTTATTATATCACTATTATTTGTTTCATTTTTATGGGTGGGCAATATTAAAGCCGGTGGTCTTATACAGGGAGAAACAGCTCAACAACTTAATGAGAATATGGGGTATGTGCAAAGTGGAGCAGGTTATGAAGGAGCTTCGTTGGGACAGGTGTTAGGTACTGTTATTCAAGGCTTTCTTGGTCTTTTGGGAATGATCTTTATTATCTTAATGTTAATTGCTGGTTACAACTGGATGACGGCAGCTGGGGATGAAGAAAAAATAAAAAAAGCCACTAGTAATATTAGAAGCGCAATTATAGGGCTAATAATTATAGTGGCAGCCTATGCTATAACTTACTTTGTTTTTTCGGCGATTGATGGTTTAAATAGTGGACAACCTTGGCCAAGTAATAGTTAA
- the nusA gene encoding transcription termination factor NusA has translation MSEISSAIRQICEEKGLSYEAVITTIESALAAAYRKDYGEKNQNIKVEYDPETNTSRVFDVKTVVEDVPEEELMAMEEETESKDEAGVKTENKEVASSKDKKSNKETTEEVIDKESTTKETSSESSESEEVIEEKKRFNPKNDIQISEAKELDAKYEIGDEIKTELETHDEYGRMAAQTAKQVIIQRLREAERDMIFNEFKDKENEVITGFIQRREGRLVLVDLGKATGIVPPEDQIRTERYNTGERMKFYLREVRVSHRGPEIILSRTSDEILKRVFYFEIPEISNGLVEIKSVAREAGSRSKVAVLAENENIDPIGSCVGQRGSRIQTIIRELGGEKIDIIEYSDDPETFISNALSPAKVEDVKLVPEQKQVYITVKDDQLSLAIGKEGQNVRLASALTGWKIDIAGDGSNPNLAAEADVKKIEDETQDDNQEENELTSEVSAEDTSDTKDIESAENAENDGIIEETKEVVEVEEENENNEDSEEDNDDQTNDEEAK, from the coding sequence ATGAGCGAAATTTCCAGCGCTATTCGCCAAATTTGTGAAGAAAAGGGCCTTTCCTATGAAGCGGTTATTACTACCATTGAATCCGCTTTAGCTGCCGCTTATCGCAAAGACTACGGTGAAAAGAATCAAAATATTAAAGTTGAATATGATCCAGAGACTAATACCTCTAGGGTTTTTGACGTTAAGACAGTGGTTGAAGATGTTCCCGAAGAAGAACTTATGGCCATGGAAGAAGAAACAGAAAGTAAAGATGAGGCAGGTGTTAAGACAGAAAATAAAGAAGTAGCTTCTTCTAAAGATAAGAAGAGTAATAAAGAAACCACTGAAGAGGTTATTGATAAAGAAAGTACAACCAAGGAAACTAGCTCGGAAAGTTCTGAATCAGAAGAGGTTATTGAAGAAAAAAAACGTTTTAATCCTAAAAATGATATCCAAATTTCTGAGGCTAAGGAACTTGATGCTAAATACGAAATTGGAGATGAGATCAAAACTGAACTTGAAACCCATGATGAATATGGTCGTATGGCTGCCCAGACCGCTAAGCAAGTTATTATCCAACGTTTACGTGAAGCAGAAAGAGACATGATCTTTAATGAGTTTAAAGACAAAGAGAATGAAGTAATCACCGGCTTTATCCAACGTCGTGAAGGCAGATTGGTTTTAGTTGATCTTGGTAAGGCGACAGGTATTGTTCCTCCTGAGGATCAGATCCGTACCGAAAGGTATAACACCGGCGAAAGAATGAAATTTTATCTTAGGGAAGTTCGTGTTTCTCATCGTGGTCCGGAAATTATTTTATCCAGAACTTCTGATGAAATCCTTAAAAGAGTTTTCTATTTTGAAATCCCGGAAATTTCTAATGGCTTGGTTGAGATTAAATCAGTAGCTCGTGAAGCTGGTAGTCGTTCCAAGGTAGCGGTTTTAGCTGAGAACGAAAATATTGATCCAATTGGTTCTTGTGTTGGACAAAGAGGTTCAAGAATCCAAACCATTATTAGGGAACTAGGAGGAGAAAAAATAGATATTATTGAATATAGCGATGATCCAGAAACTTTTATTTCTAACGCTTTAAGTCCGGCTAAAGTTGAAGATGTTAAATTGGTACCTGAGCAAAAACAGGTTTATATTACTGTTAAAGACGACCAACTATCTTTAGCTATTGGTAAGGAAGGACAAAACGTTCGCTTAGCTTCTGCTTTAACTGGTTGGAAAATAGATATTGCCGGAGATGGCTCTAATCCTAATTTAGCTGCTGAAGCTGATGTTAAAAAAATAGAAGATGAGACCCAGGATGACAATCAGGAAGAAAATGAATTAACCAGCGAAGTTTCTGCTGAAGATACTTCAGATACTAAAGATATTGAAAGTGCTGAAAACGCTGAAAATGATGGTATTATTGAAGAAACCAAAGAAGTGGTAGAAGTAGAGGAAGAAAATGAAAACAATGAAGATAGCGAAGAGGATAATGATGATCAAACTAACGACGAAGAAGCTAAATAA